A portion of the Gasterosteus aculeatus chromosome 12, fGasAcu3.hap1.1, whole genome shotgun sequence genome contains these proteins:
- the fgf4 gene encoding fibroblast growth factor 4 has translation MSATCSRSSVPLRPPRRREAAARAGPGMGSVAALRTVLVLGLVTGLVGCAPGLNGTADRWEALYSRSLARIPGEKREEVRRDGDYLVGIKRLRRLYCNVGIGFHIQVLPDGRITGVHNENRHSVLQISPVERGVVTLLGVRSSLFVAMNRRGKLYGSSQYNNECKFREKLLANNYNAYESAAYPRMYIGLSKNGKTKRGNRVSPAMTVTHFLPRI, from the exons ATGAGCGCAACGTGCAGCCGCTCCTCTGTGCCGCTCCGCCCGCCTCGCCGCCGGGAGGCTGCTGCGAGAGCCGGACCCGGGATGGGCTCTGTGGCGGCCCTGCGGACCGTCCTGGTGCTGGGCCTGGTGACCGGCTTGGTGGGATGCGCCCCCGGTTTGAACGGCACAGCGGACCGCTGGGAGGCCCTCTACTCGCGGTCCCTGGCGCGGATCCCGGGGGAGAAGCGGGAGGAGGTGCGCCGGGACGGCGACTATCTCGTGGGCATTAAGAGGTTGCGTCGCCTGTATTGTAACGTGGGGATTGGCTTCCACATCCAGGTGTTACCGGACGGTAGAATCACGGGAGTACACAATGAAAATCGTCACA GTGTGCTGCAGATCTCTCCGGTGGAGAGAGGAGTGGTGACTCTGCTGGGCGTTCGTAGCAGTCTCTTTGTGGCCATGAACCGGAGAGGGAAGCTCTACGGATCT TCCCAGTACAACAACGAGTGCAAGTTCAGAGAGAAGCTCCTCGCCAACAACTACAACGCCTACGAGTCGGCGGCCTACCCGAGGATGTACATCGGCCTGAGTAAGAAcggcaaaacaaaaagaggaaaccGAGTGTCACCCGCCATGACGGTGACACATTTCTTGCCAAGAATCTAG